GAAGAGGGTAAAAAGACATATCGACCTTTCTTTGAAGGGAGACAAGAATCCTAAATGGCATGTCGATTACCTCCACCTGAACTCTTCGTTCAGACTCGCGTGTGCGGTTTGTGCGGGCACTTCTGCCCGGCTTGAGTGCGAACTTGCCCGCAGGCTCGGAGGAGATTCGGTTTCGGGCTTCGGGTGCACGGACTGTACCTGTAGATCACATCTCTTTTACAGAAAAGAGAACCCTCTTTCGGAGATCAAAGGAGTTTTTGAGGCGTTTGGGCTCCGGGCTGTTGTGCTTGAGTGCTAAATTATTGTAGAATGACGTATTAAGTGACGGATTACTAAGTGACGATTGTTGTTTTCTTTAATCCTTCTTTTTTACAGAAACAGGAAAGTTTAAAGTAAGGCAGGATTTTATTTCAATTAGCAGAAAAATCAGAAAAACTGCTTTTATCTGATCAGAGGATGTTTCATGGAACAATTCTCTTTTATCGCCTGTATGCCTGACAAACCCGGAGCCCTCCACAGGGCAGCCGAGATTATTACGCGGTATGAAGGAAACATCAACCGGATCCAGTACTACCGGAGGATAGACAGGAATACCGTCTTTTTTGAGGTGACGGCGGCTCCGCAGGCTTATAAGAAAATCCTTGAGGAACTGGAAAGAATAGGCTATCTCCAGACCTCCCTGCAGCCTGTAGCTTTTCTTAAATTCAATGTCTATCTCCCTAACTGCCCTGGGGCTCTGTTCGATTTTCTGAACCATACCACATCTTCAGGGGCAAATATCACTTTCCTTGACTTTGACGACAGGGGGCAGCACCCTGAAAGGCTTGTTGTAAGCCTGAACGTTGAAAACGCTAACCTTATAGATACTCTTCTGAACCGGCTCAAATCAAAGTACAGGCTTGAGATTGTCGAGTATGACACCACAGGGGAAAAGCTCGATGATACGGTTTTTTACCTGCGTCTTGCTCAGAAATTGAGATATTATCTCGGAAATGCAGAAGATGATTTTTTAATGAAATTTCTGCACGATATCAACCATATTGCTCAGGAGCTCTCAAACCTGCGAAAAGATCCTGTCGAGGTCTTTGAGAACATACTGAAGGTTGGAGATACACTTAACCGAACTTCAGGAGCAGGATTTTATGTCGATATACAGAGGTTCAGGGTAAAAGATAACATTGAACTTTTCTGTTTTCAGCTTCCCTGCGGAGGAAATATTTATCTTTTCGATACTCCTGAAGAAAGGGTCATGATCGACACTGGCTATGGGATATACCAGCCAGATGTTGTCGATATGCTCCAGCATTATGGCCTTGGGAATCTGAATTTACTCAAAAGAATTTATATTACTCACGCAGATGCCGATCACTGTGGGGCTGCAGGCTATTTTTCCGCTCCTTCTTATCTCAGCAGGGAAACCCTGAAAATTACACGGGAAACCAGCAGAGCTTACGGGTCCAGCAATCAGGGATGCATTCTGGAAGAAGTTTATACAAAAATGATTAACCTCTTCTCAAGGTTCACTCCTCCTTCAAACGTAATCCTTTTTCCGGATATTTCTTCCCAGGATAATAAGATTGAGAAAAGAGGAGCTTTTCCGGTTATTTCCCGTTTCAGGATAGGAGAGCTTGAATTTGAGACTCTTCAGGGCCTGGGAGGGCATATGCATGGGGAGGTCTTCTACCTCTGTCCTGAAGAAGGTCTGTTTTTCCCTCAGGACGCCGTTATTAACTTCAGGAGTTTGAGCCCTGAGAGGACTGAGTACAATATCCTGGCTGATTACCTCATGACCTCGGTTAATGTGGATAGCAGCCTTGCAAAAGAAGAGCGGAACGCTCTCCTTTCTCTTATAATGGAACTCGACTCCGAACTTGTAGAAAAAGGGAGGAAATGCCTTGTCTGTTGCGGGCATGGTTCGGTATCGGTAATGGAAAATGGAAAACTTGTTGAGTGTTCCAGCTCAGAGAGATATCTTGCAAGAAAATCTCTGTAAAAGGAAATACAGGTCCCATAAGAGAAGCTAAGACACTCGGGTTAAAAACATTATAAAGTCAATAAAATAATTTAATCTGAAGACAATCTAATTAATTAAAGATAAAGACAATATAATTGATTAAAGATAATTTGTGAGATAATTGGCTTTAGCCGGTATCAGGTAGAGCCAAGGGTATAAGGTAAAGATATCAGGTAAAGCCAAGAAGTGATTTACTTGTCAATGGTTTCTCAGTTCGATTATTATGTTTTGACGCTACTGAACTCTTTTTCCTTTCTGGACCCTTTTATGCTGTTTGTAAGTCTCCAATTCGATTATTTTCTTTTCCTTATCCTTGCTGCTCTCTATTATTTCAGAGGCAGGCAGGAGACAATACTTTTTCTTGTGTTACTTGTGTTTTCCTGGGCTGTAGCAATGTCTCTTAAACCTGTTTTTGCAGTCCCCAGGCCTGAAGCTGTTCGGTTTGTGACCTGTACAACAGGATACTCGATGCCAAGCGGACATTCTCTTATGTCCTTTGCTTTGGCCGTGTTTTTGTATCCAAGGGCAGGAAAATTTAAAATTTTAGTCTGGATTTTTGCTGTAACGGTAAGCTTGAGCCGAATATTTATAGGAGTCCATTTCCCTTCGGATGTGATTGCAGGCGCATTTCTGGGCTGCATAATTGGATTTTTCTGGCTGTATATAGAAAAAATATTGGTAAAATTCGGATTTTTAGGAGATACTTTAGAATCCAAAGAGGAAAGCAAAGACGAGGTTTTTGATCAACCCCTCCAACAGCCCTGATCCGATGACCTGAATAATGATCTGGATAAATGTCTGACAGGATCCGGAGTAAATGGAAATCAAATCCATTAAAAGTTTAACAAGACTTTCCGGATTAATTCCAAATTAATCGGGTTAGGTAGAAATTAGAAATATGTAAATTAAAATCTAGCAGAATTTAAGTTAAAAACTCATTAAGTTAAAACTCATAAATACGAAATTAAAAAAGCTGCAAGATTTATAGGCTTTTGTTTTAAGTTGATTAGGGGTAAATCCGATCATTTTTTGTTCTTGAGTTTAAGCGTCATTAATTAAAACGTTGATACTTCTCATGCTGAACATTCATTATGTTCAGGTTTAACTCTCTAAGAAACTGACGCATTCAGGTTTAACGAATTGAAACTTAACAGGCTGGCACTTGATATACTGACAGTTCTTGGGCCGGCGGCTCATAAGAGGATTAAGGACTTATTTTCCCCCTCTTCCTCCGAAAGACTGGCTGCTTCCTCCAGTCGATGCGCCACCTCCTCCTGATCCGCCAGTACCGGTTCCACCGAAACCCTGGCTTTTTCCTCCCACACCCTGACCGCCAGCTGTTTGACTGGCTGTTTCCATTGCCCTCATAACAGAATCAGCCGATTCATATTCCCGGTCAGGAATCATCTGCAAATCTTCAATCACATCACTGGAAGCATTCTGCTTTCTAGCATGCTCCACAATCTGTTCTTTTCTCATTGGAAACTGCATGCCCCTGAATATTTCCTGCATAGAACTCGAACTTGCTCTCATACCTTTTCACCTTCCCCATGTTTTGATGGATTTACCCCCATTTAAACAATTATATTAATCGTATAAATAAATACTTAATTATATAATTTATAGGTGCTCCTTCCGATCTTGAAAATTCTCTTCTAATCGAGATTATTTTCAAACAAATATTTGCAAAAAAGCAGGTAAGAAAGTTTGAGATAAGCATCCTGCAAAAAGAAATGCGAGGGGTGCGATTCGAACGCACGAATTCCTACGAAAATGGGTCCTAAGCCCATCGCCTTTGACCTGGCTGGGCAACCCTCGCACGAATGTTGCCTTTGTTTGATGATGTTGTCTTTATTTGATAATAAAATGAGAGAAAAGAAAATTTAAGACTATTTGAAAAAGTTAAATGCGCCGACCGGGATTCGAACCCGGGTTTTGGGCTTGGAAGGCCCAAGTCATAGCCGCTAGACCATCAACGCAAACTGCAACACATCTAGAGGTATTTGTTAGATATAATGTTTTCGCTTGACATCACATCTTTTCTTATATATTTCTGTGTTATTGCGGATCTATCCTTTTTCTTTACTACAGTTTCTCCGGCTTTTATGATCTCTTCACGTTTAGGTTTTGAAATATTGTTTTTCTTAGCATTCATGGTTCCGGTTAATAATATCTGGTTGATAAACTGAATCATGAGAAAAAACTTGCAGAATACCATTGTTATTGTATATTTGAATTTTATACATGCAGTTTTATTTTATTGTCAACCAGATCTGCCGCAAAGATAAGACTATTAATATGAGTACTATAGAGTAAATTCAAATAAATATATCTTTAACTATATAATATATTTTATCTCTGTTAAAGTAAGTTTTTTGGTTAAACCCTCCTTTTTTTGCTACAATTTGAAAGAAAAAAGCTTAAATTTGATGTGTCTACTTTGCAAAAATCCTAATTTATAAATATGCAAGTATACTATTTTTACTGTAAAAACAAAATTCTTCTCTTCAGAGAAAAATCAACATTATTATTTTAAATGTTAAAGATAAATATCTGATTTCCCCTGTTTTTATCCCTGAAATCTTATTTCTCTGATAAGGAATATATACTCTTATATAGGGCTAGGCATAAGTTCTCAAAACCTGCTTTCTTCTCTTACGCCGCCCTGGCTCCAAAACCGAGTTGAAGAAACCGACAGTACAAAGACGTGATATAAATGGACCCCTTCATTCTGGCGTTTGCAATAAGCTGGATACTTATATTTGCGTACCTCCTTTCACTACTCAAGACATATGCAGAGTTCAACAAAAGGTTAATGTAATGATCGAGTTATACGGGGCTTAGAATGAATAAAAAAAAGAAATCATTGCTTGCAGTTGCTTTTATTGCTGGCGTGTTCCTTGTAGGATTATACGGAGTCGACTCTTCTAATGGGTACATTACGGTATCCGAGCTTCTCTCTGATCCTCAGGACTATGCTGGCGAGAATATAAATGCCGTGGGAATCTTAGAAGCTGGAAGTCTTGAAAAGGCTCCCGGAATAACATCATTTGAACTGAAAGACGAAAATGATGAAAACCTTAAGATACATGTGAATTATGTAGGAGACCTTCCTTTCAACCATGCCGAAGGAAAACAGGTGACCGTCAGCGGAACAATGGTTTCCGAATCCACGCTTGAGGCAAATAAGATAGTTACAGGATGCCCGTCAAAGTACACGGAGTAATGTTGATGAATATTGAAGAATGGGAAGAATACAGATATGTAGAAGCCGGAATTAAGGACTCGGTTGCCCTGATCGAAGACTCCGGCTTAAAAAAAATGGTTGAGCATGTCTGTCATTCCGGAGGAAAAAGAATTCGACCAATTATCCTCCTTCTGGTCAGTGAGATCTGTTCAGGTTCATATTCCCGTAGCCTTAATGCAGCTCTTGCTGTTGAAATGATGCATTCGGCTTCCTTAATTCATGATGATCTGCTAGATCAGGGACTTGTCCGGAGGAACCTGCCTTCTGCTCCCGAAAAGTTCGGGCCTTCCAGAGCTCTGCTCTGTGGAGACTATCTTATTGCAAAATCAATTGCATTCATTTCTCCTTATGGGGAGAAGGTGATCCGGGATTTCGGAAAAGCAGGAATGGATATGGCGGAAGGGGAAGTCCTTGACCTGAAGCTTGATGACGATAGCTTCGGAGAAAACGAATACTTTAAATGCATCTATAAAAAAACAGCTTCTCTATTCGCAATCAGTGCATCCATTGGGGCTTATACGGGCGGGGCTGATGAAGCACTTGCCGAGCGTTTTAGCTTTTTCGGGAATGCCCTTGGAACCGCATACCAGATTGTTGACGATATTCTTGAGTTTCTTGAGGTAGTTGAGGGTAAAGAGTCTAAATTCACATCTGAAACCCTGCCGCACATCTACATGAAAAGCATGTCAAAGGAAGAAGCCTTAAAGAAGTCCATGGATTGTGTAAAGCTGCACGTTAGTGCCGCAAAAGAAACCCTCGGGACTTTCAGGGCATGCCCGGCAAGAGACAAGCTTTTCCAGATTACCGATTATATAACCGTTGACATGCTTGAGAATCTTTGAAGATCTTCACCTTTCCTGAAAAATGAATTGATTCTGTTTAATTCCCGTGTATATAATGTCAAAATGATACTGTTCAATCTTACCAAAACCCTGGCAATCTCAGCTTTTGCCACTAACTTTATCAGGTGTATCCATGCGAGTATATGATAGTCCGGTGATTAAGGTAAACGCCAGCACGGAAAATGAAAAGATGGTGCTCGATGCAGAAGGCCCTCTTTCCCATCTTGCAAAGCCCTTTCTAAAACGTATAAACAACATCTTTGCTGAAGAAAAACCCATTTCAATAAGCGAAAACGAGATTATATTTTCTACCTGGATCCCCCCTATCCCTGGTCCTGTTTTCAGCCGGGTCATTAGTGCTGAAATTGCAGCCATAAGGAAAAAACATGTTCCTGATCAATTTTCAATAGGGATTACCGCCCGCTGTCCAAACAGGTGTATTCACTGCGGAGCAGCCGACATAAAACCTGAAAAGGAGCTGACCCTTGATGAGATTTGCAATGCTGTGGATCAGAGCCTTGATCTTGGCACCTATCTTGTTTCCTTTGACGGTGGAGAAACAATGCTCAGAAACGATCTCGTTGAGATGGTCTCAAGGGTAGACAAAACAAAAGCAATTGCCACATGCTTTACCTCTGGCTTCAAGCTCTCAGAAGAACGAGCAGGAGCCCTAAAAGCTGCAGGCCTGTACGCTGCAAGGATCAGTCTGGATAGTCCCTTTGAAGCTGAACATGACCGTATCAGGGGTCGGAGCGGCGCATACAGAGATGCGGTTGAAGGAATTAAAAACGCAGGCGCTGCCGGAATTCTTACTGACATGTTTGTGGTCGTTTCTCCGCATAATATTGATGATCTTGAAGAGTTCTATTCCCTTGCAGTCGATCTTGAAATGAAGGAGATGTCAATCTATGAGATCATTGCAGTAGGGCGCTGGCTTGACCACGAGGATGAGGTAATAAGCGAGAAGGATGTATCCAGGCTTCAGACCTTCCAGAAAGCCATGAACAGCAAACCTGAAGGTCCGAGGGTTACAGCTTTTCCCTATTTCATGGGTCCTGAGCTTTTCGGCTGCTTTGCTGGCAGGCGCTGGATGCATGTTGCTTCTGACGGAGAGGTTATGCCCTGCGCATACACTCCACTCTCTTTTGGCAATATATGTGAAGAGCCTCTGGAAGTTATATGGAAACGCATGGGAAAACATAACGCTTACAAAAAAGATGATGCAGCCTATTGTATGATGCGAAATCCTGAGTTCCGGAGAAAGTACATACATACAATCCCTAAAGGAGCAAGAATTCCTTACAGAATTAAATAATACCCTTAAGTGTTTTTAAAAGGAACTTTTTCTTACTAATTTTTTCTTACTAATTTTTTCTTACTAATTTTTTCTTACTCAGCTTTTCTTTTTTCCTTTTCTTTTTACATATCCTTTTTTTACATGTCCTTTTTATCCTGATTTTTTACCTTTGCATTTTTCCCTGCCTTTTTCTTCCTAAGTATTTTCCCCTATTTTTGAAGAATTGGATGGGATTTTTAAGTTAATATTTTTTCATTTTCTTTCTAAATTTGTATCTGATATTAAATCCTTTATTTGAGCTTTTTTCCCGAAAAAGTTCTTTTAATTTATCGAATTTTCAGGAATACTTTTTATTTAGGAAATTATCCAGCATAATCTGAATTGAAAAACCTATTTAAAAAAAGATGTAAATCTTTCTAAGATAATATATACATTTTCCGGAAAATATGTCTACATTCTTTGGTTAAACATCATACATTTAATATTATTGTAATATTCTTTACTTTTCATAAATTTATTTTTCTCTTTTTTAACTTGGCTTTAAATTCTTGTCTCCGGTGGATTAGTGCTGTTTGTGTTTTAAGGCTGAGCATGGTTGTATAATATATTTTACAAAGTTTTACCTTAAACACGTAAATCTCATATTTATTTTAGGATTAACCTTGGATCATCTATTAAAACCTTAATTCAAAAAAGCTGTTTTTCACGATTCCGCTCTTCTTTTGTGCAGGTAATTCCGGTATTTTTTGTCAATTAATTATATTCTACTGTTTCTATTTAATTATTTTTTACTGTTATATTTAATCTTTTGGATTTTAACCATATATTTTGTTATTTATATTTTTAAAATTCTTAAAAATTTCCTTCAAATTCGATATATAATGATTTATCATTATAGTTATCCTCCTCTTCTTCGACAAAACCGAAGCTGTTATATAGTTCTTTCGCGAAGGATTTGTTAACTACCTCCATTGGAGTAGGGATTTTTAATTATTAATTTATATATTAAATTTTGAGAGACGGAGATTCACATGGCTAAAAATGAAATCTTATCCGAAATAAAAAAAGCGGAAGAGAGTGCTAAATCAATGGTTGATGAAGCCGTTGATTCCAAAAACAAGCGCATCTCCGATGCTCGGGCCGAATCCAGGGAAATCCTGAGACAGGCCGAAATTGATGCACATAAAGCTGCACAAGACTCTTTTAAAGTAGGTGAAGAAAAGATCCTGGAGGAAAGAGATAAGATCGTCAACGATGGTGAAAAAAACGCATTAGCCATGTCCCAAAAAGCTCAAGCTAATATCGACAAATCCGTCAATTACCTTGTACAGGAGTTTGAGAGGGCGGTCCTTAATGAGTAGACCTAAAGAGATGACAAGGGCCGTTATTGTCGGGCATAAAAGCATTCTAAAAGAAACCATCGATTCATTGCATGATACAAATCTCTTTCATGTTGAAGATTTTGTCGAAGACGAGTCTGGTTTTAAGATCAGCAAGCCATTGAAAAACGCAGAAGAAGTCTCGAAAAAGCTTGTGAAGATCCGTTCTATCGCCAATTATTTGGGGATTGTAAAAAAAGAACCGGTAGTTCAGAAAACTGACTCTGTTCTGCGCGACCTTGATTCGAAGCTGAATGAACTGGATAGGGCAATTGCAACTAAAACAGAATCGATTGCCCAGCTCGAGAACGAGCTGAAAGACCTGGATTCCCAGAAAAGGGAACTCCTGCCTTACCTGTCCATCAATCTCGACTTCGATGACTACCGCGGCTACGAAAGCCTTAAGGTTTTCGCAGGTATGGTAAAAGGGAACCTGGATGGGAGTCAGATTTCAAGCATCACCAAAGCTTACGAGTTGTACTTTGACCCTCAATCAAAAACAACTGTACTGTTTGTAGCTAAAAGCGATGCCGACAAAGTCTACGAATTACTTCAGGGTCTTGGATTCAGAGAACTCAGAGTTCCGGAAAGAGGTGGTGTCCCAAGCGAGCTGTTAAGATTTATCGAACAGAAAGAAGCCGAAGTCACCAGAAAGATCGAGTCCTTAAGAAATGAAATCGAATCCTTGAAAACCAAGTATGCCGACTTCATCCTTGCCAGTGACGAGATCTTGACCATCGAGAGTCAGAAGGCAGAACTGCCTTTAAGAATAGCTACATCTGCAAATGCATTCATAATCGAAGGCTGGACTCCAACCGAGGATTATGACAAAGTTGTCAGTGCTGTCAACAGTGCCACCAACGGCAAGGCATACGTCACAAGTCTTGAAGTTGAAGAAGAGGAAGAGGAACACGTCCCTGTTGAGTACAACAACTCAAAAATCGCAGCGCCGATGCAGCAGATCATGGACCTTTACTCCAGGCCCAAGTATACCGAACTTGATCCATCCTCAGTGATCTTAATTACTTTCCCACTGATGTATGGGCTGATTCTCGGAGACATCGGATATGCACTGATACTGGGAGCAATTGCGCTGGCTGTCAAAAAAGCAATGAAGTCAGACGCGGTGGGCGCTCTCATGAATATTCTGATCTATTGTCAGATATCAACATTTATATTCGGAATTATTTATGGCGAGTTCTTAGGATTCTCTCTTGCGAGTTTGCATACGGAGCATGGATCGGTTCCAGGCCTGATTCCGGGCTGGGAAACTATTGTTCTGTTTGAAGGGCTCGGCGGCGAGGAATTTACATTCCCGATTCACAGAACTCACATGGTAATGACTATGATTGCAGTAACTGTCCTTATAGGACTGCTTCAACTGAATCTCGGGTTCCTGCTCGGATTTGCAAACATCTCCAGGCACCACGGAATGAAACATGCGGTTCTTGAAAAAGGCAGTTGGCTTGTTATTGAACTCGGTGTACTTCTTGCAGCCATCGGCTACCTTAACGGCACAGGACTGGCTTATGTCGGTGCTGTAATTCTTGTTCTCGGAATTGTGATGCTCACCATGGGTGAAGGTATTAAAGGTCCGATTGAATTGCCATCTCTTATGGGTAATGCTTTATCGTATGCCCGTATTATCGCAGTTGGTCTGTCTTCGATTTACATCGCTTCAACGGTCAATGATATTGCTTTTGAAATGATCTGGGCTGATCACTCCAAGATTGGTTTCGTAGCAATAGCTGCAATACTTGTGTTTATACTCGGACATGCACTTAATACTGTCTTGAGTATCATCGCTCCCGGGCTGCACGCACTCAGGTTGCAGTATGTAGAATTCTTCGGAAAATTCTACGAAGGCGGGGGCAGAAAATACAACCCATTCGGATACATAAGAAAATACACGGAGGAATAAAAACATGGTAGGAGAAGAACTAGTTGGTGGACCTTTC
The genomic region above belongs to Methanosarcina horonobensis HB-1 = JCM 15518 and contains:
- a CDS encoding GIY-YIG nuclease family protein — its product is MNFLRMDFSEKGVYCLIFENRDCVIEVGKKGPFSFSEGFHIYTGSALGPGGMKRVKRHIDLSLKGDKNPKWHVDYLHLNSSFRLACAVCAGTSARLECELARRLGGDSVSGFGCTDCTCRSHLFYRKENPLSEIKGVFEAFGLRAVVLEC
- a CDS encoding ACT domain-containing protein; amino-acid sequence: MEQFSFIACMPDKPGALHRAAEIITRYEGNINRIQYYRRIDRNTVFFEVTAAPQAYKKILEELERIGYLQTSLQPVAFLKFNVYLPNCPGALFDFLNHTTSSGANITFLDFDDRGQHPERLVVSLNVENANLIDTLLNRLKSKYRLEIVEYDTTGEKLDDTVFYLRLAQKLRYYLGNAEDDFLMKFLHDINHIAQELSNLRKDPVEVFENILKVGDTLNRTSGAGFYVDIQRFRVKDNIELFCFQLPCGGNIYLFDTPEERVMIDTGYGIYQPDVVDMLQHYGLGNLNLLKRIYITHADADHCGAAGYFSAPSYLSRETLKITRETSRAYGSSNQGCILEEVYTKMINLFSRFTPPSNVILFPDISSQDNKIEKRGAFPVISRFRIGELEFETLQGLGGHMHGEVFYLCPEEGLFFPQDAVINFRSLSPERTEYNILADYLMTSVNVDSSLAKEERNALLSLIMELDSELVEKGRKCLVCCGHGSVSVMENGKLVECSSSERYLARKSL
- a CDS encoding phosphatase PAP2 family protein; translated protein: MSLKPVFAVPRPEAVRFVTCTTGYSMPSGHSLMSFALAVFLYPRAGKFKILVWIFAVTVSLSRIFIGVHFPSDVIAGAFLGCIIGFFWLYIEKILVKFGFLGDTLESKEESKDEVFDQPLQQP
- a CDS encoding DUF2795 domain-containing protein — encoded protein: MRASSSSMQEIFRGMQFPMRKEQIVEHARKQNASSDVIEDLQMIPDREYESADSVMRAMETASQTAGGQGVGGKSQGFGGTGTGGSGGGGASTGGSSQSFGGRGGK
- a CDS encoding CcmD family protein, whose translation is MDPFILAFAISWILIFAYLLSLLKTYAEFNKRLM
- a CDS encoding cytochrome c maturation protein CcmE domain-containing protein, whose protein sequence is MNKKKKSLLAVAFIAGVFLVGLYGVDSSNGYITVSELLSDPQDYAGENINAVGILEAGSLEKAPGITSFELKDENDENLKIHVNYVGDLPFNHAEGKQVTVSGTMVSESTLEANKIVTGCPSKYTE
- a CDS encoding geranylfarnesyl diphosphate synthase yields the protein MPVKVHGVMLMNIEEWEEYRYVEAGIKDSVALIEDSGLKKMVEHVCHSGGKRIRPIILLLVSEICSGSYSRSLNAALAVEMMHSASLIHDDLLDQGLVRRNLPSAPEKFGPSRALLCGDYLIAKSIAFISPYGEKVIRDFGKAGMDMAEGEVLDLKLDDDSFGENEYFKCIYKKTASLFAISASIGAYTGGADEALAERFSFFGNALGTAYQIVDDILEFLEVVEGKESKFTSETLPHIYMKSMSKEEALKKSMDCVKLHVSAAKETLGTFRACPARDKLFQITDYITVDMLENL
- a CDS encoding radical SAM protein; amino-acid sequence: MRVYDSPVIKVNASTENEKMVLDAEGPLSHLAKPFLKRINNIFAEEKPISISENEIIFSTWIPPIPGPVFSRVISAEIAAIRKKHVPDQFSIGITARCPNRCIHCGAADIKPEKELTLDEICNAVDQSLDLGTYLVSFDGGETMLRNDLVEMVSRVDKTKAIATCFTSGFKLSEERAGALKAAGLYAARISLDSPFEAEHDRIRGRSGAYRDAVEGIKNAGAAGILTDMFVVVSPHNIDDLEEFYSLAVDLEMKEMSIYEIIAVGRWLDHEDEVISEKDVSRLQTFQKAMNSKPEGPRVTAFPYFMGPELFGCFAGRRWMHVASDGEVMPCAYTPLSFGNICEEPLEVIWKRMGKHNAYKKDDAAYCMMRNPEFRRKYIHTIPKGARIPYRIK
- the ahaH gene encoding ATP synthase archaeal subunit H, giving the protein MAKNEILSEIKKAEESAKSMVDEAVDSKNKRISDARAESREILRQAEIDAHKAAQDSFKVGEEKILEERDKIVNDGEKNALAMSQKAQANIDKSVNYLVQEFERAVLNE
- a CDS encoding V-type ATP synthase subunit I translates to MSRPKEMTRAVIVGHKSILKETIDSLHDTNLFHVEDFVEDESGFKISKPLKNAEEVSKKLVKIRSIANYLGIVKKEPVVQKTDSVLRDLDSKLNELDRAIATKTESIAQLENELKDLDSQKRELLPYLSINLDFDDYRGYESLKVFAGMVKGNLDGSQISSITKAYELYFDPQSKTTVLFVAKSDADKVYELLQGLGFRELRVPERGGVPSELLRFIEQKEAEVTRKIESLRNEIESLKTKYADFILASDEILTIESQKAELPLRIATSANAFIIEGWTPTEDYDKVVSAVNSATNGKAYVTSLEVEEEEEEHVPVEYNNSKIAAPMQQIMDLYSRPKYTELDPSSVILITFPLMYGLILGDIGYALILGAIALAVKKAMKSDAVGALMNILIYCQISTFIFGIIYGEFLGFSLASLHTEHGSVPGLIPGWETIVLFEGLGGEEFTFPIHRTHMVMTMIAVTVLIGLLQLNLGFLLGFANISRHHGMKHAVLEKGSWLVIELGVLLAAIGYLNGTGLAYVGAVILVLGIVMLTMGEGIKGPIELPSLMGNALSYARIIAVGLSSIYIASTVNDIAFEMIWADHSKIGFVAIAAILVFILGHALNTVLSIIAPGLHALRLQYVEFFGKFYEGGGRKYNPFGYIRKYTEE